The following proteins are co-located in the Candidatus Tanganyikabacteria bacterium genome:
- the ftsZ gene encoding cell division protein FtsZ produces MRSNRPRKRGPKREGLKPVFDSFEAAPDVNIKVVGVGGAGGNAINHMIASGVQGVEFWAINTDVQALQGSQAEHRLQIGHKVTKGRGVGGDPDKGFKAGEENRDDIQAALDGAEMVFITAGMGGGTGTGAAPVVAEVARELGALTVGVVTKPFMMEGRTRERSAREGIERLMERVDTLIVIPNERLVQECSSKITFKDAFKQADDLLRQGVQGISDIITIRGYINVDFADIRTVMSNAGTALMGIGVASGEGRAVEAARMAVASPLLETSFKGATGVIFNIRGAQEELTLFEVNEAMKIIHDEASDQANIIFGTVFDEKLAGQVHVTVIATGFDAGNGRPFAPMRNVQIESPLASGEPMLRPATAATATVPAADAGDSAIDIPPFLRNTIRPSRQ; encoded by the coding sequence ATGAGAAGCAACAGGCCGCGCAAGCGCGGTCCGAAGAGAGAGGGCCTCAAGCCAGTGTTCGACAGTTTCGAAGCCGCACCGGACGTCAACATCAAGGTCGTGGGCGTCGGCGGCGCCGGCGGCAACGCGATCAACCACATGATCGCCTCGGGCGTGCAGGGCGTCGAATTCTGGGCGATCAACACCGACGTCCAGGCCCTCCAGGGCAGCCAGGCCGAGCATCGCCTGCAGATAGGCCACAAGGTCACCAAGGGCCGCGGCGTGGGCGGCGACCCCGACAAGGGGTTCAAGGCCGGCGAGGAGAATCGCGACGACATCCAGGCCGCCCTCGACGGGGCCGAGATGGTCTTCATCACCGCCGGCATGGGCGGCGGCACCGGCACGGGCGCGGCGCCGGTGGTGGCCGAGGTGGCGCGCGAACTGGGCGCCCTCACGGTCGGCGTGGTCACCAAGCCCTTCATGATGGAAGGCCGCACGCGCGAACGCTCCGCCCGCGAAGGCATCGAGCGCCTCATGGAGCGGGTCGACACGCTGATCGTCATTCCAAACGAGCGCCTGGTCCAGGAATGCTCGAGCAAGATCACCTTCAAGGATGCCTTCAAGCAGGCCGACGACCTGCTCCGCCAGGGCGTCCAGGGCATCTCCGACATCATCACCATCCGCGGCTACATCAACGTGGACTTCGCCGACATCCGCACCGTCATGAGCAACGCCGGCACCGCCCTGATGGGCATCGGCGTCGCCTCGGGCGAGGGCCGGGCCGTCGAGGCCGCCCGCATGGCCGTGGCGTCGCCCCTGCTCGAGACCTCGTTCAAGGGCGCGACGGGCGTCATCTTCAACATCCGCGGCGCCCAGGAGGAGCTCACGCTCTTCGAGGTCAACGAGGCGATGAAGATCATCCACGACGAAGCCTCCGACCAGGCCAACATCATCTTCGGCACGGTCTTCGACGAAAAGCTGGCGGGCCAGGTGCACGTCACCGTCATCGCCACGGGCTTCGACGCCGGCAACGGAAGGCCGTTCGCCCCCATGCGCAACGTGCAGATCGAGTCGCCGCTGGCCTCGGGCGAGCCCATGCTGCGGCCGGCCACGGCCGCCACGGCGACGGTGCCGGCGGCCGATGCCGGCGATTCGGCCATCGACATCCCGCCCTTCCTGCGCAACACCATCCGGCCAAGCCGGCAGTAG
- a CDS encoding small basic family protein, with protein MLLIVGALAIGLLIGAFTPLSIPAAWSKYVAVAILAALDTGLGGIRSGMENRFDLSVFISGFSANTLLAAGLTFLGDKLGIDLYLAAIVVFGVRIFENLAKIRRLLLSRFWAT; from the coding sequence ATCCTCCTGATCGTCGGCGCCTTGGCGATCGGTCTGTTGATCGGGGCTTTCACTCCTCTCTCCATACCGGCGGCCTGGTCGAAGTACGTGGCGGTGGCGATCCTGGCGGCACTGGATACCGGCCTCGGAGGGATCCGCTCCGGGATGGAGAATCGCTTCGATCTCTCCGTCTTCATCAGCGGGTTCAGCGCCAACACCCTGCTGGCGGCGGGCCTGACGTTCCTGGGCGACAAGTTGGGAATAGACCTGTACCTGGCCGCGATCGTCGTATTCGGCGTTAGAATCTTTGAAAACCTGGCCAAGATCCGGCGCCTGCTACTGAGTCGGTTCTGGGCGACATGA
- a CDS encoding DUF881 domain-containing protein — protein sequence MRARLEDLESDRRPARATDAAAAAADDNRGVDLVGPGVEVLIKDSAKPLAKGEDPNIAIVHNDDLLRLVNELRTAGAEAIVINDQRMVESSEVTCAGTTILVNKSRIAPPFVIRAIGDPDTMVNALKMRGGIVEYLQFYGIQVNISKKSEVLVPAFSGSTLRKFAKPAPAKVES from the coding sequence TTGCGGGCGCGCCTCGAAGATCTGGAGAGCGACCGGCGCCCCGCCAGGGCCACTGACGCCGCGGCCGCGGCCGCCGACGACAACCGCGGCGTCGACCTGGTCGGCCCGGGAGTGGAAGTCCTCATCAAGGACTCCGCCAAGCCCCTGGCCAAGGGCGAGGATCCCAACATCGCCATCGTCCACAACGACGATCTGCTCCGCCTGGTCAACGAACTGCGCACCGCCGGGGCCGAAGCCATCGTGATCAACGATCAGCGGATGGTCGAATCCTCCGAGGTCACATGCGCGGGCACCACCATCCTGGTCAACAAGAGCCGAATCGCGCCACCTTTCGTCATACGAGCGATAGGCGATCCAGATACGATGGTCAACGCGCTCAAGATGCGGGGCGGAATCGTCGAGTACTTGCAGTTCTACGGCATACAAGTTAACATCTCGAAGAAATCCGAGGTGCTGGTCCCGGCCTTCAGCGGGAGCACGCTTCGTAAGTTCGCCAAGCCGGCACCCGCCAAGGTGGAGTCGTGA
- a CDS encoding FtsQ-type POTRA domain-containing protein codes for MKVLPVLYGAAVAGLLCGAWAAPAWKWDGRAHLVGNRLVERHEVARLLPQPGKPLYLLDPAALERAVERLPAVKDARVRRWGFPPRLEIALTERVAVARLAGLATGSPPVFLDADGFAFGFSSASIPVPPLQVVAGARSLTAPQREGFRHVAAAWPSGRAGTIDVRSASSWRATIGGIPVLIGPPAELPAKFRALSRLLPLAEGTRKTLEYVDVRFPDAPAFRVATRTPAQTGQNEQGLAVTGHGDLADHRRAPGHTVQEPGRLRQAEPAQPPRRGPGADAQPVREAKGRSGQGGEPVAGAPRRSGERPAPRQGH; via the coding sequence GTGAAGGTCCTGCCAGTCCTGTACGGGGCGGCCGTGGCCGGCCTGCTATGCGGGGCGTGGGCGGCCCCGGCCTGGAAGTGGGACGGCCGCGCGCACCTGGTGGGCAACCGCCTGGTCGAGAGACACGAGGTGGCGCGCCTGCTGCCGCAACCCGGCAAACCGCTGTACCTCCTGGATCCGGCCGCCCTCGAGCGCGCCGTCGAGAGGCTTCCGGCCGTCAAGGACGCCCGCGTGCGGCGCTGGGGGTTCCCGCCGCGGCTGGAGATCGCACTGACCGAACGCGTGGCCGTGGCTCGCCTGGCGGGCCTCGCCACCGGCTCTCCCCCGGTTTTCCTTGATGCCGACGGCTTCGCCTTCGGCTTCTCGAGCGCGTCGATACCGGTTCCGCCGTTGCAGGTGGTCGCGGGGGCCCGATCCCTGACAGCGCCGCAGCGCGAGGGTTTCCGCCACGTCGCGGCGGCCTGGCCCTCCGGCCGGGCCGGAACGATCGACGTGCGATCGGCGTCCTCCTGGCGGGCGACGATCGGCGGCATTCCCGTCCTGATCGGTCCGCCCGCGGAACTCCCCGCGAAGTTCCGGGCGCTTTCGAGGCTGCTTCCCCTGGCCGAGGGCACCCGGAAAACGCTAGAATACGTGGACGTGCGGTTTCCGGACGCTCCCGCCTTCCGGGTGGCCACGCGGACTCCGGCGCAGACAGGGCAGAATGAACAAGGCTTGGCAGTTACCGGTCACGGCGATCTCGCTGACCATCGGCGTGCTCCTGGCCACACAGTTCAAGAGCCAGGCCGACTTCGCCAAGCAGAACCTGCCCAGCCGCCGCGTCGAGGACCTGGTGCTGATGCTCAACCAGTCCGAGAAGCAAAAGGACGATCTGGGCAAGGAGGTGAGCCAGTTGCGGGCGCGCCTCGAAGATCTGGAGAGCGACCGGCGCCCCGCCAGGGCCACTGA
- the murB gene encoding UDP-N-acetylmuramate dehydrogenase: MAVAARPRRPLAPITTWRVGGPAHDLLEPASADEVLACIRRARDEGLPWAVIGRGSNLLVADEGFPGIVIRLVDTYHAVSITEDRVTAQAGASTSALIKAGMEVGLGGITFLSSIPGSVGGAVFMNAGAHGTQTSDVLIGARVLEPDGQIRWRTPADLEMAYRHTALQDAGDRVVLEAAFRVVPQASGAIRKEFLEMAAWRRERQPQDPSAGSVFANPQGDSAGRLIEATGLKGYKVGGAMVSPVHANFFVNTGNATAADINRLIHEVRARVFEKHGVLLKPEVRGLGLVVGEV, translated from the coding sequence ATGGCCGTCGCGGCTAGACCTCGGCGCCCCCTCGCGCCCATCACCACCTGGCGCGTCGGCGGCCCGGCCCACGACCTGCTCGAGCCCGCCTCCGCCGACGAGGTGCTGGCCTGCATCCGCCGCGCCCGCGACGAAGGCTTGCCCTGGGCGGTGATCGGCCGGGGCAGCAACCTCCTGGTCGCCGACGAAGGCTTCCCGGGCATCGTGATCCGCCTGGTGGACACCTACCACGCCGTGTCGATCACCGAGGATCGCGTCACCGCCCAGGCGGGCGCCTCGACCTCCGCGCTCATCAAGGCGGGCATGGAAGTCGGCCTCGGCGGCATCACCTTCCTGTCGAGCATTCCGGGATCGGTGGGCGGCGCGGTGTTCATGAACGCCGGCGCCCACGGCACCCAGACCTCCGACGTGCTCATCGGGGCCCGCGTCCTCGAACCAGACGGCCAGATCCGCTGGCGGACGCCGGCCGACCTCGAGATGGCGTACCGCCACACCGCGTTGCAGGATGCGGGCGACCGCGTCGTGCTGGAAGCGGCGTTCAGGGTCGTGCCGCAGGCGTCCGGCGCCATCCGGAAGGAGTTCCTGGAGATGGCGGCCTGGCGGCGCGAGCGGCAACCCCAGGATCCGAGCGCCGGCTCGGTCTTCGCCAACCCCCAGGGCGATTCGGCGGGCCGCCTGATCGAGGCCACCGGCCTAAAGGGCTACAAGGTCGGCGGGGCCATGGTCTCGCCCGTCCACGCCAACTTCTTCGTCAACACCGGCAACGCGACGGCCGCCGACATCAATCGCCTGATCCACGAGGTGCGCGCCCGGGTCTTCGAGAAGCACGGCGTGCTCCTGAAGCCCGAGGTGCGGGGCCTCGGCCTGGTGGTCGGCGAAGTCTAG